Proteins from a genomic interval of Zingiber officinale cultivar Zhangliang chromosome 1B, Zo_v1.1, whole genome shotgun sequence:
- the LOC122049578 gene encoding probable Histone-lysine N-methyltransferase ATXR5 isoform X1, with protein MAPPSSCSAAGNRKSNCRVRKRTAAPSPSAPKKFRSMEEIMRVALPAAPVSGEYYVDLRCQECRSGDREEEILLCDNCDQGYHLYCLRPIVVRVPSGPWFCPSCVGERSIKRFPLVQTKIIDFFRIQMANDEKCCPSQDGKKRKRRSIVMYKKRRRRLLPFNPTEDLALRLQQMGSLAAALTAMNMEFSNELTYLPTMVDRSSNQANLEKGGMQVLPREDKEALELCKTMNKRGECPPLLVVFDPIEGFTVQADGLIRDMTLVAEYTGDVDYLKNREHDDCDSMMTLLLATNPSDTLVICPDKRGNISRFINGINNHTRDGRKKQNLKCVRYNVDGECRVLLVACRDIYCGERLYYDYNGYEKEYPTHNFV; from the exons ATGGCCCCGCCTTCATCCTGCTCCGCCGCCGGAAATAGGAAGTCGAACTGCCGCGTCCGGAAGCGCACGGCGGCGCCTTCCCCGTCCGCGCCGAAGAAGTTTCGTTCGATGGAGGAGATAATGCGGGTAGCTTTGCCTGCCGCCCCCGTCTCCGGCGAATACTACGTGGACCTCCGCTGCCAGGAGTGCCGATCCGGTGATCGAGAGGAGGAAATACTCCTGTGCGACAACTGCGACCAGGGGTACCACCTCTATTGCCTCCGGCCGATCGTCGTTAGAGTTCCATCTGGGCCCTGGTTCTGCCCTAGCTGCGTAGGAGAAAGATCGATTAAAA GGTTTCCGTTGGTGCAAACAAAGATTATTGATTTCTTTAGGATTCAAATGGCCAACGACGAGAAATGTTGCCCCTCCCAAG ATGGAAAGAAGCGCAAGAGACGTTCCATAGTTATGTACAAGAAGAGAAGACGACGATTATTACCATTTAATCCTACAGAAGATCTTGCTCTGCGACTTCAACAAATGGGTTCTCTTGCTGCTGCATTAACAGCAATGAACATGGAATTCAGTAATGAGCTGACTTATTTACCTACAATGGTCGATAGATCTTCTAACCAAGCAAATTTAGAAAAAGGTGGCATGCAG GTCCTTCCAAGGGAAGATAAAGAGGCATTAGAGCTTTGCAAAACAATGAATAAAAGAGGAGAATGTCCTCCTCTCTTGGTAGTTTTTGATCCAATTGAAGG GTTTACTGTTCAGGCTGATGGTCTTATAAGGGATATGACACTTGTAGCTGAGTATACGGGCGACGTGGACTACTTGAAAAACCGGGAACACGATGACTGTGATAGCATGATGACGCTTCTTCTAGCTACTAACCCTTCTGATACTTTAGTGATCTGTCCTGATAAACGTGGAAATATTTCTCGTTTCATTAATGGTATAAACAACCATACTCG GGATGGTCGGAAGAAACAGAACCTTAAATGTGTAAGATATAATGTAGACGGTGAGTGCAGGGTATTGCTTGTTGCTTGCCGTGATATATATTGCGGAGAACGGCTATACTATGATTACAATGGATATGAGAAAGAATACCCTACTCACAATTTTGTCTAA
- the LOC122049578 gene encoding probable Histone-lysine N-methyltransferase ATXR5 isoform X2 encodes MAPPSSCSAAGNRKSNCRVRKRTAAPSPSAPKKFRSMEEIMRVALPAAPVSGEYYVDLRCQECRSGDREEEILLCDNCDQGYHLYCLRPIVVRVPSGPWFCPSCVGERSIKRFPLVQTKIIDFFRIQMANDEKCCPSQDGKKRKRRSIVMYKKRRRRLLPFNPTEDLALRLQQMGSLAAALTAMNMEFSNELTYLPTMVDRSSNQANLEKGGMQADGLIRDMTLVAEYTGDVDYLKNREHDDCDSMMTLLLATNPSDTLVICPDKRGNISRFINGINNHTRDGRKKQNLKCVRYNVDGECRVLLVACRDIYCGERLYYDYNGYEKEYPTHNFV; translated from the exons ATGGCCCCGCCTTCATCCTGCTCCGCCGCCGGAAATAGGAAGTCGAACTGCCGCGTCCGGAAGCGCACGGCGGCGCCTTCCCCGTCCGCGCCGAAGAAGTTTCGTTCGATGGAGGAGATAATGCGGGTAGCTTTGCCTGCCGCCCCCGTCTCCGGCGAATACTACGTGGACCTCCGCTGCCAGGAGTGCCGATCCGGTGATCGAGAGGAGGAAATACTCCTGTGCGACAACTGCGACCAGGGGTACCACCTCTATTGCCTCCGGCCGATCGTCGTTAGAGTTCCATCTGGGCCCTGGTTCTGCCCTAGCTGCGTAGGAGAAAGATCGATTAAAA GGTTTCCGTTGGTGCAAACAAAGATTATTGATTTCTTTAGGATTCAAATGGCCAACGACGAGAAATGTTGCCCCTCCCAAG ATGGAAAGAAGCGCAAGAGACGTTCCATAGTTATGTACAAGAAGAGAAGACGACGATTATTACCATTTAATCCTACAGAAGATCTTGCTCTGCGACTTCAACAAATGGGTTCTCTTGCTGCTGCATTAACAGCAATGAACATGGAATTCAGTAATGAGCTGACTTATTTACCTACAATGGTCGATAGATCTTCTAACCAAGCAAATTTAGAAAAAGGTGGCATGCAG GCTGATGGTCTTATAAGGGATATGACACTTGTAGCTGAGTATACGGGCGACGTGGACTACTTGAAAAACCGGGAACACGATGACTGTGATAGCATGATGACGCTTCTTCTAGCTACTAACCCTTCTGATACTTTAGTGATCTGTCCTGATAAACGTGGAAATATTTCTCGTTTCATTAATGGTATAAACAACCATACTCG GGATGGTCGGAAGAAACAGAACCTTAAATGTGTAAGATATAATGTAGACGGTGAGTGCAGGGTATTGCTTGTTGCTTGCCGTGATATATATTGCGGAGAACGGCTATACTATGATTACAATGGATATGAGAAAGAATACCCTACTCACAATTTTGTCTAA
- the LOC122049594 gene encoding probable LRR receptor-like serine/threonine-protein kinase IRK: MRSLLYFLGLLLLLWPPMAQTAPLNDDVLGLIVFKADIVDPFSKLASWNEDEDDPCAWTGVKCSPRSNRVTQLSLAGFSLSGRIGRGLLQLAALQTLDLSHNNFSGSLHPGLLQIASLRAFDLSDNNLSGMIADEFFDQCRSLRSLSLANNALSGEIPRSIGSCSTLAALNLSSNRLSGSLPKGLWSLFALRTLDLSDNALVGEIPKGASRLYNLRSIRLRGNRLTGRLPDDLGDFPLLRHLDFSANLLTGDLPESIRKLSLCRHLSLGSNLFAGEVPSWIGAMKNLEFLDLSSNRFSGRIPESIRACRSLKDLDLSGNSLTGNLPPWIFELGLRRFSASGNKLSGFIPGGDAAAGGRTLSYVDLSGNGFSGGVPPALGNLPSLRFLNLSRNSFSGSIPPALLGLETMEVLDIGMNKINGSIPVEIGKAVSLNVLSLEKNSLAGEIPAQIGNCSSLKSLILSQNNLTGSVPWTIANLTDLEIVDLSFNNLSGNLPKQLSNLAHLTSFNVSHNLFSGDLPAGNFFDTISPSSVSNNPDLCGSAVNRSCRTVLPKPIVLNPNSSTPSPNATLSSGDIRHKKIILSISALIAIGAATAIALGVITITILNMRVVQAASPGSRLAAAPALSDGYYSDSPTGDVASNKLVMFSGGDTVFTVGAHAVLNKDCELGRGGFGTVYKTNLQDGRPVVIKKLTVSSLVKSQADFERDVKKLGKLRHPNLVAMEGYYWTRSLQLLIYEYVSGGNLCKHLHECSNSSPFTWRERFHIILGIARSLDYLHRQNIIHYNLKASNILVDGSGEVKVGDYGLAKLLPMLDRYVLSSKIQSALGYMAPEFACQTVKITEKCDVYGFGVLALEIITGRRPVEYMEDDVVVLSDAVRIALEAGIVDELVDGRLGGKFPMEEVVPVVKLGLVCTSQVPSNRPSMSEVVHVLEMITCPQEHPDEELT, encoded by the exons ATGAGGAGTCTTCTTTACTTTCTGGGCCTGCTCCTCTTGCTCTGGCCGCCGATGGCGCAAACCGCCCCCTTGAACGACGACGTGCTCGGCTTGATCGTCTTCAAGGCCGACATTGTGGATCCCTTCTCCAAGCTCGCGTCTTGGAATGAGGACGAGGACGACCCCTGCGCCTGGACCGGCGTCAAGTGCAGTCCGCGGAGCAACCGGGTGACCCAGCTGTCTCTGGCCGGTTTCTCCCTCTCCGGCAGGATCGGGCGCGGCCTCCTTCAGCTCGCCGCCCTCCAAACCCTTGACCTCTCGCACAACAATTTCTCCGGGAGCCTCCACCCCGGCCTCCTCCAGATCGCTTCCCTCCGGGCCTTCGACCTcagcgacaacaacctctccggGATGATTGCGGATGAGTTCTTCGACCAATGCCGGTCGTTGAGGTCCCTCTCGCTGGCGAATAATGCCCTTTCCGGAGAGATTCCTCGGAGCATCGGCTCTTGCTCCACCTTGGCCGCGTTGAATCTGTCATCGAACCGGCTCTCGGGTTCATTACCGAAGGGGCTCTGGTCCCTCTTTGCTCTTCGAACCCTAGACCTTTCCGACAATGCCCTTGTTGGAGAGATACCAAAGGGAGCCAGTCGATTGTATAACCTAAGGTCCATCAGATTGAGAGGAAACCGCCTCACCGGCCGATTGCCGGATGACCTAGGCGATTTTCCACTGCTGAGGCATCTCGATTTCAGTGCAAATTTGCTCACGGGCGACCTTCCTGAATCCATTCGGAAGCTCTCCTTGTGCCGCCATTTGAGCCTGGGCTCCAACCTCTTCGCAGGTGAAGTCCCATCATGGATCGGAGCAATGAAGAACTTGGAGTTCCTCGATTTGTCTTCCAATCGATTTTCCGGCCGAATCCCCGAGTCAATCCGTGCTTGCAGAAGCTTGAAAGACTTGGATTTGAGTGGCAACTCGCTGACCGGAAATCTACCACCATGGATTTTTGAGTTGGGGCTGCGGAGGTTTTCAGCTTCAGGAAACAAATTGAGTGGATTCATTCCAGGAGGAGATGCCGCTGCCGGTGGCCGGACTCTGAGCTACGTGGATTTGTCCGGGAATGGTTTCTCCGGCGGAGTTCCTCCCGCTCTTGGTAACCTTCCGAGCCTGAGATTCTTAAACCTTTCTAGGAACTCATTTTCAGGCTCCATACCTCCTGCTCTTCTGGGGCTGGAGACAATGGAGGTTCTCGACATTGGCATGAACAAGATCAACGGAAGCATTCCAGTCGAGATCGGGAAAGCAGTGTCCCTGAATGTGCTGAGCCTCGAGAAGAATTCTCTCGCCGGAGAAATTCCAGCACAAATAGGGAATTGCTCTTCCCTCAAATCTCT GATATTATCGCAGAATAATCTGACAGGTTCGGTACCTTGGACGATTGCCAATCTCACCGACCTTGAGATCGTTGATCTTTCGTTCAATAATCTGAGTGGCAACCTCCCCAAGCAGCTGTCGAATCTCGCCCATCTCACTTCCTTCAACGTTTCCCATAAtctcttctccggcgacctcccCGCCGGAAACTTCTTCGACACCATCTCTCCTTCCTCCGTCTCGAACAACCCCGATCTCTGCGGCTCAGCGGTGAATCGCTCCTGCCGCACTGTGCTCCCGAAACCGATAGTCCTCAATCCTAACTCATCCACTCCATCTCCCAACGCCACGCTCTCGTCCGGCGACATTCGCCACAAGAAAATCATACTCAGCATCTCCGCTCTCATTGCCATCGGAGCTGCCACTGCGATTGCTCTCGGCGTGATCACTATCACCATCCTTAACATGCGGGTCGTGCAGGCAGCCTCCCCTGGCTCCCGTTTGGCTGCTGCCCCCGCCCTCTCCGATGGCTACTACAGTGATTCTCCTACAGGCGATGTGGCCTCTAACAAGCTCGTGATGTTCTCAGGGGGCGACACTGTTTTCACTGTCGGAGCTCATGCAGTTCTAAACAAGGACTGCGAGCTCGGTCGCGGCGGCTTTGGTACCGTCTACAAGACGAATCTCCAGGATGGGAGGCCTGTAGTGATCAAGAAGCTCACAGTTTCGAGCTTGGTGAAGTCGCAAGCAGATTTCGAAAGGGATGTTAAAAAGCTAGGAAAACTAAGACATCCTAATCTGGTGGCCATGGAAGGTTACTATTGGACTCGGTCCTTGCAGCTCCTCATATATGAGTATGTGTCGGGTGGGAACCTATGCAAGCACCTCCATGAATGTTCCAACTCAAGCCCCTTCACATGGCGAGAACGCTTCCATATCATTCTTGGGATTGCAAGGAGTTTAGATTACCTGCATCGGCAGAATATTATCCACTACAACTTGAAGGCAAGCAACATCCTCGTTGATGGCTCAGGCGAGGTCAAGGTCGGAGACTATGGATTGGCCAAATTGTTACCGATGCTCGATCGGTACGTGCTTAGCAGCAAGATTCAGAGTGCTCTTGGTTATATGGCGCCGGAGTTTGCATGCCAAACAGTGAAGATAACTGAAAAATGCGATGTCTATGGATTCGGAGTGTTGGCCTTAGAGATCATCACGGGAAGGAGGCCTGTCGAGTACATGGAGGATGATGTGGTGGTGCTTAGCGATGCGGTAAGGATTGCGTTGGAAGCAGGAATAGTGGATGAACTAGTGGATGGGAGGCTTGGTGGAAAGTTTCCGATGGAGGAGGTTGTGCCGGTCGTTAAGTTGGGATTGGTCTGTACATCACAAGTTCCTTCGAATCGGCCTAGCATGAGTGAAGTTGTTCATGTTTTGGAGATGATCACATGCCCGCAGGAGCATCCAGATGAAGAACTCACTTGA